One part of the Trichomycterus rosablanca isolate fTriRos1 chromosome 25, fTriRos1.hap1, whole genome shotgun sequence genome encodes these proteins:
- the tcf3a gene encoding transcription factor 3a isoform X2 has translation MSDIRMGAAATDRELSDLLDFSVMYPLQVQNGKNRANGQANGQVSGQFGGSGLNDGGGSSSWGSAEQNSPSFISRAFPDGAHFSEHESMSPSSLCSSGIGGKSERGPYPFGAQFLPGDMSVSSPDGLSPSGAKAPSQFYGLYPATRRRSQDAVLDTPPKKIRKVPPGLPSSVYPSAPSDDYNQENAGYPSSKTGSVYPSSFYMQDDLQDSWIQSSYPSMPHLGQSVPFAVQKRQPLPLSPPSYPHHASEVNGSFQSAFTPPINGAESIIGNRANAAGSSGDEIAKALASLYPSDSNGSNFSSTPPTPVGSPQNMAASAPQWARSTQSAPSPSFEGGLQSLNKMEDCLGEALRVLRNHAVGSGLNTDIHSLLNAAGGAAGLGALSQSFSLHGRPSSMVPNHHEESASGTSPNALLQGHHTSSQAPASSQPEAFTSLPGSLTRSSSVDIKREEKEDDENSLVNDKSEDDKKDGKMSRTRTSLDDDDDDEDDEDLPPEMKAEREKERRVANNARERLRVRDINEAFKELGRMCQLHMNNEKPQTKLLILHQAVNVILSLEQQVRERNLNPKAACLKRREEEKATGIGGDPQMQLGGGHPGLGSDGHSHM, from the exons ATGAGTGATATCAGAATGGGCGCTGCAGCAACAGACCGGGAGCTCAGTGATCTGCTGGACTTCAGTGTT ATGTATCCTCTTCAAGTCCAGAATGGAAAAAACAGAGCCAATGGTCAAGCCAATGGTCAAGTCAGTGGTCAGTTTGGAGGATCAG GTTTGAATGACGGCGGTGGATCAAGCTCCTGGGGCTCAGCAGAGCAGAACAGTCCGTCCTTCATTTCACGG GCATTTCCTGATGGGGCTCATTTCAGTGAGCATGAAAGCATGTCTCCTTCATCGCTCTGCAGCTCAGGAATTGGAG GTAAATCGGAGAGAGGACCCTACCCCTTTGGCGCACAG TTCCTGCCAGGAGACATGTCAGTATCCAGCCCCGATGGCCTCTCCCCCTCCGGCGCTAAAGCCCCATCCCAATTCTATGGTTTGTACCCGGCCACTCGTAGGAGGTCTCAGGACGCAGTGCTGG ATACACCACCGAAAAAGATCAGGAAAGTACCACCTGGTCTCCCGTCCTCG GTCTATCCATCAGCTCCCAGTGATGACTACAACCAGGAGAACGCAGGCTACCCGAGCTCAAAAACCGGCAGTGTTTATCCAAGCTCTTTCTACATGCAAG ATGATCTGCAGGATTCCTGGATTCAGTCGAGTTACCCCTCCATGCCTCATCTTGGCCAGTCCGTTCCGTTTGCTGTGCAGAAGAGGCAGCCCCTGCCCCTGTCACCTCCATCTTACCCTCACCACGCCAGTGAGGTCAACGGTAGCTTCCAGTCCGCGTTCACGCCACCCATTAACGGAGCAGAGAGCATCATAG GCAACCGAGCCAACGCAGCAGGAAGTTCCGGAGATGAAATTGCAAAAGCTCTCGCTTCC CTTTACCCTTCAGACAGCAACGGGAGCAACTTCTCCTCCACTCCTCCCACTCCAGTGGGCTCCCCACAGAACATGGCAG CCTCTGCTCCCCAGTGGGCCAGATCCACCCAGTCTGCACCATCACCCAGCTTTGAGGGAGGACTGCAATCACTG AATAAGATGGAGGACTGTCTGGGTGAAGCTCTGCGTGTGTTACGGAACCACGCCGTGGGCTCGGGCCTGAACACGGACATACACAGCTTGCTGAACGCTGCCGGAGGAGCTGCAGGCCTGGGTGCCCTCAGCCAGAGTTTTTCTCTGCACGGTCGACCATCCAGCATGGTGCCCAACCACCACGAGGAATCTGCAAGCGGGACAAGCCCGAATGCCCTTCTGCAAGGGCACCACACCTCATCACAGGCACCTGCCAGCTCACAGCCTGAGGCTTTTACCA GTCTACCTGGCAGTCTGACCCGCTCTTCCAGTGTTGATATAAAGCGTGAGGAGAAGGAAGACGATGAGAACAGTTTGGTCAATGACAAGTCGGAGGACGATAAGAAGGACGGCAAAATGAGCCGCACAAGGACGAG CctcgatgatgatgatgatgatgaggatgatgaggacTTGCCGCCGGAGATGAAGGCAGAGCGGGAGAAAGAGCGGCGCGTGGCCAATAACGCGCGAGAGCGTCTGCGCGTACGCGACATCAACGAGGCCTTCAAGGAGCTTGGCCGCATGTGCCAGCTTCATATGAACAATGAGAAACCTCAGACCAAACTGCTGATCCTGCACCAGGCCGTTAACGTTATTCTCAGCCTGGAACAGCAAGTGCGAG AGCGTAACCTGAACCCAAAGGCTGCATGTCTGAaaaggagagaggaggagaagGCGACGGGCATCGGAGGAGATCCACAGATGCAGCTGGGCGGAGGCCACCCCGGGCTGGGAAGTGATGGGCACAGTCATATGTAA
- the tcf3a gene encoding transcription factor 3a isoform X3 has product MSDIRMGAAATDRELSDLLDFSVMYPLQVQNGKNRANGQANGQVSGQFGGSGLNDGGGSSSWGSAEQNSPSFISRAFPDGAHFSEHESMSPSSLCSSGIGGKSERGPYPFGAQFLPGDMSVSSPDGLSPSGAKAPSQFYDTPPKKIRKVPPGLPSSVYPSAPSDDYNQENAGYPSSKTGSVYPSSFYMQDDLQDSWIQSSYPSMPHLGQSVPFAVQKRQPLPLSPPSYPHHASEVNGSFQSAFTPPINGAESIIGNRANAAGSSGDEIAKALASLYPSDSNGSNFSSTPPTPVGSPQNMAASAPQWARSTQSAPSPSFEGGLQSLQNKMEDCLGEALRVLRNHAVGSGLNTDIHSLLNAAGGAAGLGALSQSFSLHGRPSSMVPNHHEESASGTSPNALLQGHHTSSQAPASSQPEAFTSLPGSLTRSSSVDIKREEKEDDENSLVNDKSEDDKKDGKMSRTRTSLDDDDDDEDDEDLPPEMKAEREKERRVANNARERLRVRDINEAFKELGRMCQLHMNNEKPQTKLLILHQAVNVILSLEQQVRERNLNPKAACLKRREEEKATGIGGDPQMQLGGGHPGLGSDGHSHM; this is encoded by the exons ATGAGTGATATCAGAATGGGCGCTGCAGCAACAGACCGGGAGCTCAGTGATCTGCTGGACTTCAGTGTT ATGTATCCTCTTCAAGTCCAGAATGGAAAAAACAGAGCCAATGGTCAAGCCAATGGTCAAGTCAGTGGTCAGTTTGGAGGATCAG GTTTGAATGACGGCGGTGGATCAAGCTCCTGGGGCTCAGCAGAGCAGAACAGTCCGTCCTTCATTTCACGG GCATTTCCTGATGGGGCTCATTTCAGTGAGCATGAAAGCATGTCTCCTTCATCGCTCTGCAGCTCAGGAATTGGAG GTAAATCGGAGAGAGGACCCTACCCCTTTGGCGCACAG TTCCTGCCAGGAGACATGTCAGTATCCAGCCCCGATGGCCTCTCCCCCTCCGGCGCTAAAGCCCCATCCCAATTCTATG ATACACCACCGAAAAAGATCAGGAAAGTACCACCTGGTCTCCCGTCCTCG GTCTATCCATCAGCTCCCAGTGATGACTACAACCAGGAGAACGCAGGCTACCCGAGCTCAAAAACCGGCAGTGTTTATCCAAGCTCTTTCTACATGCAAG ATGATCTGCAGGATTCCTGGATTCAGTCGAGTTACCCCTCCATGCCTCATCTTGGCCAGTCCGTTCCGTTTGCTGTGCAGAAGAGGCAGCCCCTGCCCCTGTCACCTCCATCTTACCCTCACCACGCCAGTGAGGTCAACGGTAGCTTCCAGTCCGCGTTCACGCCACCCATTAACGGAGCAGAGAGCATCATAG GCAACCGAGCCAACGCAGCAGGAAGTTCCGGAGATGAAATTGCAAAAGCTCTCGCTTCC CTTTACCCTTCAGACAGCAACGGGAGCAACTTCTCCTCCACTCCTCCCACTCCAGTGGGCTCCCCACAGAACATGGCAG CCTCTGCTCCCCAGTGGGCCAGATCCACCCAGTCTGCACCATCACCCAGCTTTGAGGGAGGACTGCAATCACTG caGAATAAGATGGAGGACTGTCTGGGTGAAGCTCTGCGTGTGTTACGGAACCACGCCGTGGGCTCGGGCCTGAACACGGACATACACAGCTTGCTGAACGCTGCCGGAGGAGCTGCAGGCCTGGGTGCCCTCAGCCAGAGTTTTTCTCTGCACGGTCGACCATCCAGCATGGTGCCCAACCACCACGAGGAATCTGCAAGCGGGACAAGCCCGAATGCCCTTCTGCAAGGGCACCACACCTCATCACAGGCACCTGCCAGCTCACAGCCTGAGGCTTTTACCA GTCTACCTGGCAGTCTGACCCGCTCTTCCAGTGTTGATATAAAGCGTGAGGAGAAGGAAGACGATGAGAACAGTTTGGTCAATGACAAGTCGGAGGACGATAAGAAGGACGGCAAAATGAGCCGCACAAGGACGAG CctcgatgatgatgatgatgatgaggatgatgaggacTTGCCGCCGGAGATGAAGGCAGAGCGGGAGAAAGAGCGGCGCGTGGCCAATAACGCGCGAGAGCGTCTGCGCGTACGCGACATCAACGAGGCCTTCAAGGAGCTTGGCCGCATGTGCCAGCTTCATATGAACAATGAGAAACCTCAGACCAAACTGCTGATCCTGCACCAGGCCGTTAACGTTATTCTCAGCCTGGAACAGCAAGTGCGAG AGCGTAACCTGAACCCAAAGGCTGCATGTCTGAaaaggagagaggaggagaagGCGACGGGCATCGGAGGAGATCCACAGATGCAGCTGGGCGGAGGCCACCCCGGGCTGGGAAGTGATGGGCACAGTCATATGTAA
- the tcf3a gene encoding transcription factor 3a isoform X1, with protein sequence MSDIRMGAAATDRELSDLLDFSVMYPLQVQNGKNRANGQANGQVSGQFGGSGLNDGGGSSSWGSAEQNSPSFISRAFPDGAHFSEHESMSPSSLCSSGIGGKSERGPYPFGAQFLPGDMSVSSPDGLSPSGAKAPSQFYGLYPATRRRSQDAVLDTPPKKIRKVPPGLPSSVYPSAPSDDYNQENAGYPSSKTGSVYPSSFYMQDDLQDSWIQSSYPSMPHLGQSVPFAVQKRQPLPLSPPSYPHHASEVNGSFQSAFTPPINGAESIIGNRANAAGSSGDEIAKALASLYPSDSNGSNFSSTPPTPVGSPQNMAASAPQWARSTQSAPSPSFEGGLQSLQNKMEDCLGEALRVLRNHAVGSGLNTDIHSLLNAAGGAAGLGALSQSFSLHGRPSSMVPNHHEESASGTSPNALLQGHHTSSQAPASSQPEAFTSLPGSLTRSSSVDIKREEKEDDENSLVNDKSEDDKKDGKMSRTRTSLDDDDDDEDDEDLPPEMKAEREKERRVANNARERLRVRDINEAFKELGRMCQLHMNNEKPQTKLLILHQAVNVILSLEQQVRERNLNPKAACLKRREEEKATGIGGDPQMQLGGGHPGLGSDGHSHM encoded by the exons ATGAGTGATATCAGAATGGGCGCTGCAGCAACAGACCGGGAGCTCAGTGATCTGCTGGACTTCAGTGTT ATGTATCCTCTTCAAGTCCAGAATGGAAAAAACAGAGCCAATGGTCAAGCCAATGGTCAAGTCAGTGGTCAGTTTGGAGGATCAG GTTTGAATGACGGCGGTGGATCAAGCTCCTGGGGCTCAGCAGAGCAGAACAGTCCGTCCTTCATTTCACGG GCATTTCCTGATGGGGCTCATTTCAGTGAGCATGAAAGCATGTCTCCTTCATCGCTCTGCAGCTCAGGAATTGGAG GTAAATCGGAGAGAGGACCCTACCCCTTTGGCGCACAG TTCCTGCCAGGAGACATGTCAGTATCCAGCCCCGATGGCCTCTCCCCCTCCGGCGCTAAAGCCCCATCCCAATTCTATGGTTTGTACCCGGCCACTCGTAGGAGGTCTCAGGACGCAGTGCTGG ATACACCACCGAAAAAGATCAGGAAAGTACCACCTGGTCTCCCGTCCTCG GTCTATCCATCAGCTCCCAGTGATGACTACAACCAGGAGAACGCAGGCTACCCGAGCTCAAAAACCGGCAGTGTTTATCCAAGCTCTTTCTACATGCAAG ATGATCTGCAGGATTCCTGGATTCAGTCGAGTTACCCCTCCATGCCTCATCTTGGCCAGTCCGTTCCGTTTGCTGTGCAGAAGAGGCAGCCCCTGCCCCTGTCACCTCCATCTTACCCTCACCACGCCAGTGAGGTCAACGGTAGCTTCCAGTCCGCGTTCACGCCACCCATTAACGGAGCAGAGAGCATCATAG GCAACCGAGCCAACGCAGCAGGAAGTTCCGGAGATGAAATTGCAAAAGCTCTCGCTTCC CTTTACCCTTCAGACAGCAACGGGAGCAACTTCTCCTCCACTCCTCCCACTCCAGTGGGCTCCCCACAGAACATGGCAG CCTCTGCTCCCCAGTGGGCCAGATCCACCCAGTCTGCACCATCACCCAGCTTTGAGGGAGGACTGCAATCACTG caGAATAAGATGGAGGACTGTCTGGGTGAAGCTCTGCGTGTGTTACGGAACCACGCCGTGGGCTCGGGCCTGAACACGGACATACACAGCTTGCTGAACGCTGCCGGAGGAGCTGCAGGCCTGGGTGCCCTCAGCCAGAGTTTTTCTCTGCACGGTCGACCATCCAGCATGGTGCCCAACCACCACGAGGAATCTGCAAGCGGGACAAGCCCGAATGCCCTTCTGCAAGGGCACCACACCTCATCACAGGCACCTGCCAGCTCACAGCCTGAGGCTTTTACCA GTCTACCTGGCAGTCTGACCCGCTCTTCCAGTGTTGATATAAAGCGTGAGGAGAAGGAAGACGATGAGAACAGTTTGGTCAATGACAAGTCGGAGGACGATAAGAAGGACGGCAAAATGAGCCGCACAAGGACGAG CctcgatgatgatgatgatgatgaggatgatgaggacTTGCCGCCGGAGATGAAGGCAGAGCGGGAGAAAGAGCGGCGCGTGGCCAATAACGCGCGAGAGCGTCTGCGCGTACGCGACATCAACGAGGCCTTCAAGGAGCTTGGCCGCATGTGCCAGCTTCATATGAACAATGAGAAACCTCAGACCAAACTGCTGATCCTGCACCAGGCCGTTAACGTTATTCTCAGCCTGGAACAGCAAGTGCGAG AGCGTAACCTGAACCCAAAGGCTGCATGTCTGAaaaggagagaggaggagaagGCGACGGGCATCGGAGGAGATCCACAGATGCAGCTGGGCGGAGGCCACCCCGGGCTGGGAAGTGATGGGCACAGTCATATGTAA